A stretch of Mya arenaria isolate MELC-2E11 chromosome 14, ASM2691426v1 DNA encodes these proteins:
- the LOC128217527 gene encoding uncharacterized protein LOC128217527, whose product MSSASLAFDPPYKDVFADKITDNDDKLSLLIAKWDTVHQFAFPSRYVSGKFRRIQTHWFNDYFWLRYSQSACGVYCAPCYLFAGSVTRSLVSSVASDPSNFGKTLSRHTKSELHVNSVEAAENFRSIMSGEQKDIVASMSSSYNVLVERNRQILHAIVETIILCGRQNLSLRGHRDEDRGNFKALLEYQAKHNAILKDHLENGDPRTKYTSNKIQNEIIVICGDQIKSKIVESCNSVPFFGFIADEATDASTMEQMALCLQLF is encoded by the exons ATGTCGTCTGCAAGCCTTGCTTTTGACCCTCCTTACAAGGACGTTTTTGCTGACAAAATTACAGACAACGATGACAAGTTAAGCCTTCTCATTGCCAAGTGGGACACTGTCCACCAGTTCGCCTTTCCAAGCAG GTATGTCAGTGGTAAGTTCCGGAGAATCCAAACACATTGGTTTAATGACTACTTCTGGCTTCGTTATTCGCAATCGGCCTGCGGCGTCTACTGTGCCCCATGCTACCTGTTTGCAGGAAGTGTTACGAGATCGTTGGTGTCATCTGTGGCCAGCGACCCTAGCAACTTTGGGAAAACACTGTCCAGACATACGAAATCTGAACTACATGTCAACTCTGTGGAGGCTGCGGAGAACTTCAGGAGCATCATGTCTGGTGAACAAAAAGACATTGTAGCGTCAATGTCATCGTCGTACAATGTCCTAGTGGAAAGGAACCGGCaaatattacatgcaattgTAGAAACAATAATACTATGTGGAAGACAAAATCTGTCATTGAGGGGACATCGTGATGAAGATCGCGGAAATTTCAAGGCACTGCTGGAATATCAAGCGAAGCATAATGCTATTCTTAAGGACCATCTCGAAAACGGCGACCCAAGGACGAAGTATACCTCCAATAAGATTCAAAATGAGATAATCGTCATATGTGGTGACCAgataaaatctaaaatagtCGAAAGTTGTAACAGTGTTCCATTTTTTGGCTTCATTGCAGACGAGGCAACGGACGCATCAACGATGGA